One Mesorhizobium sp. L-2-11 genomic region harbors:
- a CDS encoding SDR family oxidoreductase, with amino-acid sequence MADLAGKIVVVTAAAQGIGRASALAFARAGAVVHATDINEVLLAELGKTAGIKTRKLDVLNDEAVEKAFAEIGAVDVLFNCAGFVHSGSILEMKDADLDFALDLNVRSMIRTIRAVLPGMLERGDGSIINMASLAGSTKGVPNRFVYGLTKAAVIGLTKSVAADYVGKGILCNAICPGTVESPSLEDRMHAQGDYEAARAAFIARQPMGRLGTPEEIADLAVYLAGATYTSGQAYNIDGGWSI; translated from the coding sequence ATGGCGGATCTGGCGGGCAAGATCGTTGTCGTCACGGCGGCGGCGCAAGGCATCGGCCGGGCGAGCGCGCTGGCTTTCGCCAGGGCGGGCGCCGTCGTCCATGCCACCGACATCAACGAGGTGCTGCTCGCCGAACTCGGCAAGACGGCCGGCATCAAAACCCGCAAGCTCGACGTGCTGAACGACGAGGCGGTCGAAAAAGCCTTTGCCGAGATCGGCGCCGTCGACGTGCTGTTCAACTGCGCCGGCTTCGTCCATTCGGGCTCGATCCTCGAGATGAAGGACGCCGATCTCGATTTCGCTTTGGATCTCAACGTCCGCTCGATGATCCGCACCATCCGCGCCGTGCTGCCCGGCATGCTGGAGCGCGGCGACGGCTCGATCATCAACATGGCGTCGCTGGCCGGCTCGACCAAGGGCGTGCCCAACCGCTTCGTCTATGGGCTGACCAAGGCGGCGGTCATCGGCCTGACCAAATCGGTCGCCGCCGACTATGTCGGCAAGGGCATACTCTGCAACGCCATCTGCCCGGGCACGGTCGAAAGCCCGTCGCTGGAGGACCGCATGCATGCGCAGGGCGACTACGAGGCGGCGCGCGCCGCCTTCATCGCCCGCCAGCCGATGGGCCGTCTCGGCACACCAGAGGAAATCGCCGATCTCGCCGTCTATCTGGCTGGAGCCACCTATACGTCGGGACAGGCTTATAATATCGACGGTGGCTGGTCGATCTAA
- a CDS encoding IS4 family transposase: MRFAPSIFGQLLEPIDRRQFQAIVDRHDGDAYDKSFRSWDHLVALIYAQFCGSSSLRGLEAGWNANSQHHYHLGSGPLMRSTLSDANRRRPVAIFAEAFGLVANLLDRQMRREGEAMLRLIDSTPIPLGKLCDWAKSNGRIRGMKVHVVYDPKTDCPRILDITDANVNDAQVGRQITIEAGATYVFDKGYCHYGWWTAIAEAGSIFVTRPKSNMRLALLRDRPIAEPQGDGFLVVEDSEVSLVSKAACKLPMRLRRLRVQRETGDTITLLTNDLERSAVEIGRLYKGRWHIELLFRWIKQHLKIRKFLGNNGNAIRLQLFAAMIAFALLRIVARTRRVTIPILRFTELVAQYLFGRRKLHTIDKPPPVNPSRPRDRASPNQMAFIYE; this comes from the coding sequence ATGCGCTTTGCACCTAGCATCTTCGGGCAGCTTCTTGAACCCATCGATCGGCGTCAATTCCAAGCAATTGTGGATCGCCACGACGGGGATGCGTACGACAAATCGTTCAGAAGCTGGGATCATCTGGTGGCGCTGATCTATGCCCAGTTCTGCGGCAGCAGCAGCTTGCGTGGCCTGGAAGCCGGCTGGAACGCCAACAGCCAGCATCATTATCACCTGGGCAGCGGTCCGTTGATGCGTTCGACCTTGTCGGATGCCAACAGACGGCGTCCGGTCGCCATCTTTGCCGAGGCGTTCGGTCTGGTGGCGAACCTGCTCGACAGGCAAATGCGGCGCGAGGGCGAAGCGATGCTGCGGCTGATCGACTCGACCCCCATTCCGCTCGGCAAACTGTGCGATTGGGCCAAGTCGAACGGGCGCATCCGCGGCATGAAGGTGCATGTCGTCTATGACCCGAAGACCGACTGTCCGCGCATCCTCGACATCACCGACGCCAACGTCAACGACGCCCAGGTCGGTCGCCAGATCACGATCGAAGCTGGAGCGACCTACGTGTTCGACAAGGGCTACTGCCATTATGGCTGGTGGACGGCGATCGCCGAAGCCGGATCGATCTTCGTGACGCGGCCCAAATCCAACATGAGGCTGGCGCTGCTGCGTGATCGCCCTATAGCCGAGCCGCAGGGCGACGGCTTCCTGGTTGTGGAAGACAGTGAGGTAAGCTTGGTCAGCAAGGCTGCTTGCAAGCTGCCGATGCGGCTGCGTCGCCTGCGCGTTCAGCGCGAAACGGGCGACACCATCACGCTTTTGACCAACGATCTGGAGCGCTCTGCCGTCGAGATTGGACGGCTTTACAAAGGCCGCTGGCACATCGAGCTTCTGTTCCGATGGATCAAGCAGCACCTCAAGATCCGCAAGTTCCTCGGCAACAACGGCAATGCAATCCGCCTGCAACTCTTTGCCGCAATGATCGCCTTTGCGCTGCTGCGCATTGTCGCGCGCACCCGCCGCGTCACTATTCCTATCTTGAGGTTCACAGAACTGGTCGCTCAATACTTGTTCGGGCGGCGGAAACTGCACACCATCGATAAGCCGCCACCGGTCAATCCAAGCCGACCAAGGGACCGAGCCTCTCCCAATCAGATGGCCTTCATTTATGAATAA
- a CDS encoding ABC transporter ATP-binding protein: MGALNIENVKKAFGPVEVLKGIDLEVTDGEFVVFVGPSGCGKSTLLRVIAGLEDSTSGRVVIDGADVSATPPAKRGIAMVFQTYALYPHLTVKNNMGLGLKQAGTPAAEIDRRIGIASSMLSLEPYLARRPAELSGGQRQRVAIGRAVVREPKLFLFDEPLSNLDAALRVNTRLEIAQLHRRLKATMIYVTHDQVEAMTLADKIVVLNAGRIEQIGGPMELYNAPANEFVAGFIGSPKMNFVDGARLGETAKTIGVRPEHLTVDAKSGAWKGTVVHAEHLGADTNLYLDCEKAGLITVRIFGVYNAEPGATLYATPDPARTYRFGTDGKVLK, encoded by the coding sequence GTGGGCGCACTGAACATCGAGAACGTGAAAAAAGCCTTTGGGCCGGTCGAGGTGCTGAAGGGCATCGACCTCGAAGTGACCGATGGCGAGTTCGTCGTCTTCGTCGGCCCCTCCGGCTGCGGAAAATCGACGCTGCTCAGGGTCATCGCCGGGCTGGAGGATTCGACCTCGGGCCGCGTGGTCATCGACGGCGCGGACGTCTCCGCCACCCCGCCGGCCAAGCGCGGCATCGCCATGGTGTTCCAGACCTACGCGCTCTACCCGCATCTGACGGTGAAGAACAATATGGGCCTCGGCCTCAAGCAGGCGGGCACGCCGGCGGCCGAGATCGACCGCCGCATCGGCATCGCCTCCTCGATGCTGTCGCTGGAGCCCTATCTCGCCAGGCGGCCGGCCGAGCTGTCCGGCGGCCAGCGCCAGCGCGTCGCCATCGGCCGCGCCGTGGTGCGCGAGCCCAAGCTTTTCCTGTTCGACGAGCCTTTGTCCAACCTCGATGCCGCACTGCGCGTCAACACCAGGCTCGAGATCGCGCAACTGCATCGCCGGCTGAAGGCGACGATGATCTATGTCACCCACGACCAGGTCGAGGCGATGACGCTGGCCGACAAGATCGTCGTGCTCAATGCCGGCAGGATCGAGCAGATCGGCGGACCGATGGAACTCTACAATGCGCCGGCGAATGAGTTCGTCGCCGGCTTCATCGGCTCGCCGAAAATGAATTTCGTCGACGGCGCCAGGCTTGGCGAAACGGCCAAGACCATCGGCGTCCGGCCCGAGCACCTGACCGTCGACGCGAAATCCGGCGCCTGGAAAGGCACGGTCGTCCATGCCGAGCACCTCGGCGCCGACACCAACCTCTATCTCGACTGCGAGAAGGCCGGGCTGATCACCGTGCGCATTTTCGGTGTCTACAACGCCGAACCTGGCGCCACGCTCTACGCGACGCCGGATCCGGCAAGGACCTATCGGTTTGGGACTGATGGCAAGGTGCTGAAGTAG
- a CDS encoding fumarylacetoacetate hydrolase family protein encodes MKLLRYGEAGSERPGLLDADGTIRDLSAHVTDIAGEALDPASLEKLSKLDPQSLPAVSGNPRIGACVAGTGKFICIGLNYSDHAAETGATVPPEPIIFMKASSAIVGPNDDVLIPRGSVKTDWEVELGVVIGRKAKYVTEAEALDYVAGYCVAHDVSERAFQAERQGQWTKGKSCDTFGPIGPWLVTKDEVQDPQNIPMWLKVNGKTMQNGSTRTMVYGVAYLVAYLSQFMSLHPGDIISTGTPPGVGLGMKPPVFLKPGDVVELGIEGLGMQKQTFKADA; translated from the coding sequence ATGAAACTGCTGCGCTATGGCGAAGCGGGGAGCGAACGCCCCGGACTGCTCGATGCGGATGGAACGATCCGCGACCTCTCCGCCCATGTCACCGACATTGCCGGCGAGGCGCTCGACCCGGCATCGCTCGAAAAACTGTCGAAGCTCGATCCGCAATCGCTGCCGGCGGTTTCCGGCAATCCGCGCATCGGCGCCTGCGTTGCCGGCACCGGCAAATTCATCTGCATCGGTCTCAACTATTCCGACCACGCCGCCGAGACCGGCGCCACCGTGCCGCCGGAGCCGATCATCTTCATGAAGGCAAGCTCGGCCATCGTCGGGCCAAACGACGACGTGCTGATCCCGCGCGGCTCGGTCAAGACCGACTGGGAAGTCGAGCTTGGCGTGGTCATCGGCAGAAAAGCCAAATACGTCACCGAGGCCGAGGCGCTGGATTATGTCGCCGGCTACTGCGTCGCACACGACGTGTCCGAGCGCGCCTTCCAGGCCGAGCGCCAGGGCCAGTGGACCAAGGGCAAGTCCTGCGACACGTTCGGGCCGATCGGCCCGTGGCTGGTGACCAAGGACGAGGTCCAGGACCCGCAGAACATCCCGATGTGGCTGAAGGTCAACGGCAAGACGATGCAGAACGGCTCGACCAGGACCATGGTCTATGGCGTCGCCTATCTCGTCGCCTATCTCAGCCAGTTCATGTCGCTGCATCCGGGCGACATCATCTCGACCGGCACGCCGCCCGGCGTTGGGCTCGGCATGAAGCCGCCGGTGTTCCTAAAACCCGGCGACGTCGTCGAGCTCGGCATCGAAGGGCTGGGCATGCAGAAGCAGACGTTCAAGGCGGACGCGTAG
- a CDS encoding integrase core domain-containing protein yields MVWRETDIMDERLRFIVDCLSGEETMTAVCERYGISRKIGYKWLGRYREFGPEGLHDLPRAPLNHGRATAADLVERIVALKEAHPAWGPKKIIGRLKREAPSHPWPAISTAGEILKRHGLVGRRRGRWRAVGNGPWPDAQRPNAVWTGDHKGWFRTRDGWRCEPLTVLDAWSRYLLALEATGSTADEEAWPVFERLFEEHGLPDRFRSDNGSPFASAGVTGLTPLAVRFIKLGIALERIAPGKPQQNGCHERFHLTMLPLAKAPEIDRQAQSQAFDAFRREYNEERPHEALGMDTPAEYYRGSERQMPANVPEPDYPAEAAVRRVRNNGAIKWQGGEIYVSASLAGEPVAVEETETGEWALRFYAHPLGHIDLKRMRLVRRSALQPRPAGAAADTTAQEKGGKL; encoded by the coding sequence ATGGTTTGGCGAGAGACTGACATCATGGACGAGCGGTTGAGGTTTATAGTGGATTGCCTTTCGGGAGAGGAGACGATGACGGCTGTTTGCGAGCGGTACGGGATATCGCGCAAGATCGGCTACAAGTGGCTTGGTCGTTACCGGGAGTTCGGCCCGGAAGGTTTGCATGATCTGCCGCGAGCGCCGCTCAATCACGGCCGCGCGACCGCTGCCGATCTGGTTGAGCGGATCGTTGCGCTGAAGGAGGCGCATCCGGCATGGGGGCCCAAGAAGATCATCGGGCGGCTCAAGCGTGAGGCGCCGTCGCACCCGTGGCCGGCGATCTCGACGGCCGGCGAGATTCTGAAGCGCCACGGCCTTGTCGGCCGGCGGCGGGGGCGCTGGAGAGCTGTGGGCAACGGCCCCTGGCCAGATGCGCAAAGGCCGAATGCGGTGTGGACGGGCGACCACAAGGGCTGGTTCCGGACCCGTGACGGGTGGCGCTGCGAACCGTTGACAGTGCTGGATGCGTGGAGCCGCTACCTGTTGGCGCTCGAAGCGACGGGTTCGACGGCAGATGAGGAGGCCTGGCCGGTGTTCGAACGGCTGTTTGAGGAGCATGGTCTGCCGGATCGGTTCAGAAGCGACAATGGTTCACCCTTCGCGTCGGCCGGCGTCACCGGGCTGACGCCGCTTGCGGTGCGCTTCATCAAGCTCGGCATCGCGCTGGAGCGGATCGCGCCCGGCAAGCCTCAGCAGAACGGCTGCCACGAGCGCTTTCACCTGACCATGTTGCCGCTGGCCAAGGCGCCTGAGATCGACAGACAGGCGCAGAGCCAGGCTTTCGACGCCTTCCGTCGCGAGTACAATGAGGAGCGTCCGCATGAGGCGCTCGGCATGGACACGCCGGCCGAATACTACCGCGGTAGCGAGCGGCAAATGCCGGCCAACGTGCCCGAGCCCGACTATCCGGCCGAGGCCGCAGTCAGGCGCGTGCGCAACAATGGCGCGATCAAGTGGCAGGGCGGCGAGATCTATGTCTCGGCCTCGCTTGCCGGCGAGCCGGTCGCCGTCGAAGAAACCGAAACCGGCGAATGGGCCTTACGCTTCTACGCCCACCCGCTCGGCCACATCGATCTCAAGCGAATGCGCCTGGTCCGCCGCAGCGCCTTGCAACCCCGACCAGCCGGCGCTGCGGCGGACACCACTGCGCAGGAGAAGGGGGGAAAACTGTAA